A portion of the Burkholderia sp. GAS332 genome contains these proteins:
- a CDS encoding methylmalonate-semialdehyde dehydrogenase [acylating], producing the protein MSAIASNQAATVKLLINGEFVESKTTEWRDIVNPATQEVLARVPFATADEVNEAIRSAHTAFKTWKDTPIGARMRIMLKFQALIREHSPRIAKTLSAEQGKTIPDAEGDIFRGLEVVEHACSIGTLQQGEFAENVAGGVDTYTLRQPIGVCAGITPFNFPAMIPLWMFPMAIVCGNTFVLKPSEQDPLSTMQLVELALEAGVPKGVLNVVHGGKDVVDALCTHDLVKAISFVGSTAVGTHVYRLGSEHGKRVQSMMGAKNHAVVLPDANREQTLNALAGAGFGAAGQRCMATSVVVLVGAAQQWLPDLVAKAKTLKVNAGNEPNTDVGPVVSRAAKQRILGLIETGVKEGATLALDGRDVKVPGYEQGNFIGPTVFTDVTTEMEIYRQEIFGPVLVVLSVATLDDAIALVNSNPFGNGVGLFTQSGAAARKFQSEIDIGQVGINIPIPVPVPFFSFTGSRGSKLGDLGPYGKQVVQFYTQTKTVTARWFDDDTVNDGVNTTISLR; encoded by the coding sequence ATGAGCGCAATTGCTTCGAACCAGGCCGCCACCGTCAAACTGCTGATCAACGGCGAGTTCGTCGAATCCAAAACCACCGAATGGCGCGACATCGTCAACCCGGCCACGCAAGAGGTGCTCGCACGCGTGCCGTTCGCCACCGCTGATGAAGTGAACGAGGCGATCCGCTCGGCACACACCGCGTTCAAGACCTGGAAGGACACGCCGATCGGCGCGCGTATGCGCATCATGCTGAAGTTCCAGGCGCTGATTCGCGAGCATTCGCCGCGCATCGCCAAGACCTTGAGCGCCGAGCAGGGCAAGACGATTCCCGATGCCGAAGGCGATATTTTCCGCGGGCTCGAAGTGGTCGAGCACGCCTGCTCGATCGGCACCTTGCAGCAGGGTGAGTTCGCCGAGAACGTCGCAGGCGGTGTGGATACCTACACGTTGCGTCAGCCGATTGGCGTATGCGCCGGTATCACGCCGTTCAATTTCCCCGCGATGATCCCGTTGTGGATGTTCCCGATGGCGATCGTCTGCGGCAATACGTTTGTGCTGAAGCCTTCCGAGCAGGATCCGCTGTCGACGATGCAACTGGTCGAGCTGGCGCTCGAAGCCGGTGTGCCGAAGGGCGTGCTGAATGTCGTCCACGGCGGCAAGGATGTGGTCGATGCGCTCTGCACGCACGATCTGGTGAAGGCGATTTCGTTCGTCGGCTCGACGGCGGTCGGCACGCATGTTTATCGCCTCGGCAGCGAACACGGCAAGCGCGTGCAATCGATGATGGGCGCGAAGAATCACGCGGTTGTGCTGCCCGATGCGAATCGCGAGCAGACCTTGAATGCGCTGGCCGGTGCAGGCTTCGGCGCAGCAGGACAGCGTTGCATGGCGACCTCCGTGGTCGTGCTGGTCGGCGCGGCGCAGCAATGGCTGCCCGATCTGGTCGCGAAGGCGAAGACGCTGAAGGTCAACGCGGGTAACGAGCCGAACACGGACGTCGGCCCGGTGGTCTCACGCGCCGCGAAGCAACGCATTCTCGGCCTGATCGAAACGGGCGTGAAAGAGGGCGCAACCCTGGCGCTCGACGGCCGCGACGTGAAAGTGCCGGGCTACGAGCAAGGTAACTTCATCGGCCCGACGGTCTTCACCGATGTCACTACCGAGATGGAAATCTATCGTCAGGAAATTTTCGGCCCGGTGCTGGTGGTGCTGAGCGTCGCCACGCTCGATGACGCAATCGCGCTCGTCAACAGCAATCCGTTTGGCAACGGCGTGGGTCTCTTTACGCAAAGCGGCGCGGCGGCACGCAAATTCCAGAGCGAGATCGATATCGGTCAGGTCGGCATCAACATTCCGATTCCCGTGCCGGTGCCGTTCTTCAGCTTTACCGGCTCGCGCGGCTCGAAACTCGGCGACCTCGGGCCTTATGGCAAGCAGGTTGTGCAGTTCTACACGCAGACCAAGACGGTTACCGCCCGCTGGTTCGACGACGACACGGTCAACGACGGCGTCAATACGACGATCAGCCTGCGCTGA
- a CDS encoding 3-hydroxyisobutyrate dehydrogenase, whose translation MKIGFIGLGNMGAPMALNLLKAGHTVNVFDLNAQAVQTLVDAGAKAASSPKAAVTDVECVVTMLPAATHVRSVLIADDGVFAGIPDGVTIIDSSTIDPASVKAFAELAEQRGNTFVDAPVSGGTGGAAAGTLTFMVGGSADAYEQVKPVLSAMGKNIVHCGDTGTGQVAKICNNLVLGITMAGVAEAMSLGEALGIDAKVLGGIINTSTGRCWSSDTYNPMPGVIETAPSTRGYTGGFGTDLMLKDLGLATDAAKFARQPVYLGALAQQLYQTMSTKGAGRLDFSAVIKLYRQEGKDGGA comes from the coding sequence ATGAAAATAGGCTTTATCGGACTCGGCAACATGGGCGCGCCGATGGCGCTCAATCTGCTGAAGGCGGGCCACACGGTCAACGTATTCGACCTCAACGCGCAAGCGGTGCAGACACTCGTCGATGCGGGGGCTAAAGCCGCAAGTTCGCCGAAAGCCGCGGTGACCGATGTCGAATGTGTGGTGACGATGCTGCCCGCTGCCACTCACGTGCGCAGCGTGCTGATAGCGGATGACGGTGTTTTCGCCGGCATCCCGGACGGCGTGACGATCATCGATTCGAGCACCATCGACCCGGCGAGCGTGAAGGCGTTTGCCGAACTGGCCGAGCAGCGCGGCAACACTTTCGTCGACGCGCCCGTCTCGGGCGGCACCGGCGGCGCGGCGGCGGGCACGCTAACCTTCATGGTCGGCGGCAGCGCGGATGCGTATGAGCAGGTCAAGCCGGTGTTGTCGGCGATGGGCAAGAACATCGTGCATTGTGGCGACACCGGCACCGGTCAGGTCGCGAAGATCTGCAATAACCTCGTGCTCGGCATCACCATGGCGGGCGTGGCCGAGGCGATGTCGCTGGGCGAGGCGCTCGGCATCGACGCGAAAGTCCTGGGCGGCATCATCAATACCTCGACGGGCCGCTGCTGGAGTTCCGATACGTATAACCCGATGCCCGGCGTGATCGAAACCGCGCCGTCCACGCGCGGTTATACCGGTGGCTTCGGCACCGATCTGATGCTCAAGGACCTGGGCCTTGCCACCGACGCCGCGAAATTCGCGCGTCAACCGGTGTATCTCGGCGCTTTGGCTCAACAGCTGTACCAGACGATGAGCACGAAAGGCGCGGGACGCCTCGACTTTTCCGCGGTGATCAAGCTCTATCGCCAAGAGGGCAAGGACGGAGGCGCGTGA